In the Ursus arctos isolate Adak ecotype North America unplaced genomic scaffold, UrsArc2.0 scaffold_30, whole genome shotgun sequence genome, one interval contains:
- the LOC123002235 gene encoding 60S ribosomal protein L31-like, protein MTPKKKSGKKGHSAINEVVTREYTINIHKHIHAMCFKNLAPMALKEIQKFAMKEMGTTPGVHIDTRLNKAVQAKGIRNVPYRICVQLSRKCNENKDSPNKPYTLVTYVAVTTFKSLQTVNVDENYQLIVK, encoded by the coding sequence ATGACTCCCAAAAAGAAGAGTGGCAAGAAGGGCCATTCTGCCATCAACGAGGTAGTGACCAGAGAATACACCATCAACATTCACAAGCACATCCATGCAATGTGTTTCAAGAATCTTGCCCCTATGGCACTCAAAGAGATCCAGAAATTTGCCATGAAGGAGATGGGAACTACTCCAGGTGTGCACATTGACACCAGGCTCAACAAAGCTGTCCAGGCCAAAGGAATAAGGAATGTTCCATACCGTATCTGTGTGCAGTTGTCCAGAAAATGTAACGAGAATAAAGATTCACCAAACAAGCCGTATACATTGGTTACCTATGTAGCTGTCACCACTTTCAAAAGCCTACAGACAGTTAATGTGGATGAGAACTACCAGCTGATTGTCAAATAA